In Oreochromis aureus strain Israel breed Guangdong linkage group 17, ZZ_aureus, whole genome shotgun sequence, the genomic stretch AAATAGAGAGAGTGACAACTAGCGGCCAAACAGGagcattgcctccaaatatctCTAATTAGTTTTATTACATATATCtgcttcaaatatttttttaaattatatacaGCAACTATACTAAAATAATTAGAAATTCACTATTCAGTTAGATAGTACCCTGCTTTTCTTactggaaccatgaattctgatAAATACGCAAAAAACTAAGGAAGGGACATAattctttttcacagcactgtatttGCACTGTTCCAGTGATGGATGCTCAAAATAAGCAGTTCTGataatgaggtcagtgtatACATcagtaatccctgtgagccagcagctcaggcttcagactgcttCAAATGTCtggtttcagtctttttttcttggCTCTGCATGATGTGAAAGAAAGTGGATATTCCTAATATGGTCATATTCGGCATATAGCCCCAACCAGTTTTAAACATTCTGtttaacagccaatcagagaaaaGTTTGCTTAAATGATACTAAGGGAGCTTGTTtttaaataaggattatttagaagtctgaatcatgcaaagctgctctagtggaatacaaacattaaaatgtgcAGCTGGTTAGGTCTGGTTAAATAATTGCACACACATTTTTATAATACTAGCGATGTAGGTTCACAGGTGATTTGTAATAGATAACAGCTATATTATTAGTACATAAAGTTACTACATCTATTTACAAATCTAGCTACACTGTATTCCCAATAGAGTAAATTACCTTTTTTACCCAACAAAAACAGACTATGAGTGTTTACTAACCGAGTGCTGAAAACATGAAAAGGACTTAAATTCAAGCTACAAAAATTAAAGGTTAAAATGTGCAAATTTATGATTTTCCAATCCTAGTATTTCTCTTAAGTTTATTCTCAGAAATTCTGACATTAAAGTTGAGTTAACCTGTCCCGggtgaaaaaaacacacaaaaacgaAAAACACCTGTTGCTGCGTTCATCCGCAGCAGCAGGTGGCGATAGTGAgggctgttgctgctgttttggCGCAAAGCGGAAGCTGTCATAACTGTCCCCCTCATGAAAACGAAAAGTTCAGTGCTGTTGTTTGGGTTTAGCAAAGGCACCTTATTATTTACTGTTTGAAAAAACCTCCCGTGGTTGATTTATGTGAAATATCTGACGTTAACTGAACGTATCAGCGCTGGTTAGCGGTAGCTGCTTCAGGCATTAATGTGTTGAGGCTAGCGGGAGCAGCAACAGACCTGGTTTAGCCTTgaatttatgttgtttttaaatgatctgAGCAACTTTTGGACTAACATCAGCTTTAAATGGACGAACACAAGGAGAACATTCACGGCCAGGAAGACCATGTGAAGACGTCCAGTGTAAACGAGCATGAGAAGGTGGGTGAGCTAGCAGAATCACTGCTCCGTGTAAACGCTGTTTGCGTTGACGTAAACTGACTGGCTGGTGCGTTCATTGACACCAAAGACAGGCCGGTGAGAGATATCTGTCCCATTGGGTTCTTTGGTAAGGCGCCGACTTGATGAAAATGACTAgaaacggcgttactttttagTTATTCTTGTATTGGAGTAATTAATACTAAAATATATGAAGTAGACGGGAGCTACATCACTGTGTTTTGTTAATGTGAGCCCTACAAATCGATCCCGATTCTCTTTTGCTCTGTGTACTTCATCTTGTCCTGTTGTATTTTAATTGACTGAgctattcttctttttttaagctaAAGAGATCGCTAGTCTCGGGTTAGACCCTGTTTTCCTTCAGTTTTACTTCTTAAAGGCACATATTCAACAAGAGGTTTGCTCCAAGTTGTCAGGATAGCATCGCACAGTGGGTGCTCATCCATGATGTGACTCTTCTGCTCCACCACCTCCTAAAGGAGCTCTCTTgggttgagatctggtgactgtgctggccatgtgaggtcagtgaactcactgtcatggtCAAGGAACTAGTTTACTGTTAGAGGACAGCAgaggcacccagtgtggtcgtcttctgcttcaaggtttgagaTGCTCTTCTACATGGTTCCATTAAGTTTGAACAGTCTGCCTATTTTTCTTTGACCTCCTAGAGATGgttttgtgggaaaatcccactAGAtaggtctgagtatttcagaaactgctatCTACCTTCTTTTGCAGATAATCTGATCTGACGTGTTGTTGGACTTCACTCTAAAATGATCTGTTCCTCCAAACAAACCATTCCTTCatgctctctgtgtttttgatGGCCAAATTTGTAGAGTTACATCATTCTCTGACACATAACGACCCACACGTCTCCTCCTCAGGAGAAGCCTAGCAGCAGGTTGTGTCCTGCGGGAGAATCAGCTCCTCAGGTGTCCCCGTCTCAGTCGAAGGGTGACTTCAGCCATCCGGTGTACAAAGAGATTGCTTTGGCCAATGGCCACATCAACCGCATGACGAAGGATGAACTTCGGATCAAGTTAGCGGAGCTTAAGCTCGACACACGGtgagtttttaataaatatttgagAACCAAACACTCGTGCTTGTCCCTTAGAAGTGTTCCACCAAATAGTTTTTCTCTTGGTGTGTGCAGAGGAGTGAAGGATGTGATGAAGAAGAGATTGAAGAGCCACTATAAGAAACAGAAGCTGATGCAGACGGCAGCAGAGGGAGGCCCCACCGACACGTACTACGACTACATCTGTGTGGTGGACTTTGAAGCCACATGTGAAGAGGACAATCCCTCAGACTTCCTCCACGAAATCATTGAGTTCCCCATGGTTCTCATCAACACGCACACCTTGGAGATTGTTAGTAAAGATTGTGACTTAAATCATGTGctgtcttttgttgttgttgttgttgttgttgttgtttttgttgttgttgataatGATGTTCTTCTAACGTTCTGCACAGGTGGACACCTTTCAGGAGTACGTGAAGCCCGAGCTTAACCCACAGCTCTCAGACTTCTGTGTGAAGCTGACGGGAATTACGCAGGTTGGTTGAGTTCACATCACATCACTATCATATTACACGTGTGGGTCATTAACTCATTTTTCTGTGTTGTGTTGGTAGAAAATGGTCGATGAAGCAGACCCGTTCCCAGTAGTCCTGCAGCGAGTTGTGTCGTGGCTTCAGGAAAGGGAACTCggaacaaaatacaaatacgCCATCCTGACTGACGGGTGGGTTTCACGTCAAAGCTTCTGCAGGATGTTTACTTTCTTCTCCTCACTTGGTTTACAGCGCCGTTTCTTTAACATCCTCCACAGGTCGTGGGATATGAGCAAGTTCCTCAACATCCAGTGTCGGGTCAGCCGAATCAAATATCCTCCGTTTGCAAAGAAGTGGATAAACATAAGAAAGTCATACGGAAACTTCTACAAGGTACATTTTCCAGCTTTTTACAGACACGCTTacattttttagatttttaaaactaattttaatattagtcaaagatgatttcatttatttagggGAAAAAAGTTATCCAAAGCTACCTGGCTCTGTGTAAAAAAGTAACTTCACCCTTATTTCATTAATCACACCCAGCTCTGATTACTGCAagacctgttgaatcaagaaatcacaaATAGAACCTGTCTGGCAAAGTGAAGAAGGCTAAAATATCTCAAATAGCAATACATCAAAGCCCaaagaaacagcaaaaaggaacaaatactttttcacagcactgtactcGTACTGTTCCAGCTCATTTTAGTCCTTATACCCTCTGCATGCCTTCCTATGTCACGTCCATGAACCTGCTCACAGATTTGGCTATTTCTCACATGTCCTAATGTCTTCTATGATAAAAGGTCTCCACTGCTAACCAGCCAtattttattcttcttcctCCAGGTGCCGCGTACTCAGACGAAGCTGAGCACCATGCTGGAGAAACTCGGCCTGACGTACGAAGGTCGTCCTCACTCCGGGCTTGATGACTCACGCAACATAGCGAGGATAGCTGTCCGCATGCTGCAGGATGGCTGCCAGCTGCGTGTCAACGAGCGCATGCACGGTGGCCAGCTGCTCTCGGTTCCCAGCTCGGCGCCTGTGGAAGGAGCTCCGCCTCCACACAACCCCCGCAGCAGGGACTAGAACCATGACCTCTGGGTGACTCTTTACCCCTGAAAATACTTCTACTGGAGCTCAAAGTTTCCCTTCCGACCATTTATTTTTACACCAGATCTTTAAAAGTGGATCATTCCTTCATTTTCTGGGTGGAAAAGTCTGCCTCGCCACGCCTTACCGAGCTGCTGTTTCTCAACAGTATCACTGAGTATATCTTTCAGTTGTCTTGTGGTGGAGAGAATTCAGTGTTTACCCTCGACAGCATAATAAAGCctaatctgcagcttcacatgAACACACATATCAACAATTTTGAACTACTGtgctaataaaacacataaatgcTGCTGTGCTGTTTAAGGTGCTGCACGATGACACTGTTCACCGCTTTCCTCGGAGAGAGTCGAGGGTTGGTGGTCCTGTGGACTCGGACAGCTCCATAAATGGACCTCTTAAAGAAAAGCTGTAATTAAGGAGTTCAGCCTGTGTTGTACTGTCGTCACGTGTACAGATGTCTTGATTTAATGTTTGTTTCATGAATGAGGATTTGTTTCAACTGAAATGTCTCTGCAGATCTTCTGATAAGTAATGCAaataaaatgtctctttttGTTTGCAGTTTTTCATCTTCTTCACTCTGTGTGATGCATGCTTTAGATTCAGCAAATTTTGAAGGGACAAGAGAGGCAGTCGAGTCACTTTAGAAGCTCAGCACAGGTGCCTTACAGCAGGCAAGCGTTGACAGGCTGAACCTGCTCTCAGGGCATCAGGGgtggtattctatggcaaataCTAATCAGGCTCCACAGTGCTGGGCAGCAAGCGCAGGGCCCACTAGAGGGCGTCACACCTTTATGGCACCATCATGAAGCCTGTTTCTGACTCGCTGATCAGAGACTTTCACACtgtcctgctggaggtcattttgtagctctggctgtgctcatcctgttcctctttgcacaaaggagcagatagcGGGCTTGCTGATGGGTTCAGGCCCTTCTGCGGCCTCTTAGAAGACTGTAGAGTAACTCTAGAGTAACTGCTTGTCTCCTGGAATTTCCTCCCTGCTCTTAAGACTGTGCTGCGAGATGCAGCAAACCTTCTGATATCTGAACATATATATGGACTACCTGTGTGACCTCTGTAGGGTCCCGGTATCGCCTCATGCTTCCAGTAGTGAGACTCTGAAAACCTGGgtgtaaactgaacacactgtaGTTTTAATCTAACCATTATGTGCATATTTGCAGACCCAACTGTCTGTACTATGATCATCAAAAGAAGTGCAGACACAGCTTTCCCTCAAGGTTTCTTTGTAATTCAGCTCCTTCTATCATCACGTCTCCCGGGCTTTATGGCTGTGCAGCCCATTtctctggtctttatttatttataataggaaaaaaagtaaaaaaatttttttttaccaaaacacaaaagattaaacattaaacatgtgtTTTTCTTGTAGTCAAGTTTATTATTGGCTGGTGGTTAAGGCACCATGTCCGAGTGATATCTTTGGATTATTAAGTACATGTGAACTGTTAATTCTTTTAATATAGATGTTTAGTTACAGTTAAACACAGATTGTAGTAACGTATGCAGGTATATTGGCTTCGAGGTCATGATGGCTTCTTAGTGGTTTCCTTCTGGACTCCTTACTTCAATACTCTGACGGTCTTTGgcagctttaaagctttttctgtcgttaaaacattttttggcaACGTCAAATATATTAGTGCTTTTATTTAACAGCCGTAAAAGGAGCAGGCATGTGGGAGCAGTACGTCAGACACTTTGGCACTGTCAATAAAGTCTAAGGCGGTGATGGTTTCATCACAAACAGGTGCTGTACAGCGCTACTTTGCGGCTGATCTCCTCCAGCATGTTGCGGGCGGTTTGCTCCAGCTCAGCCAGCTCTTTAGCTTTAGCCTCCAGGATGTGCTGGTTGTCCACGTAGGAGACCTCTAACTCTGAAAATgccagacaaaaacataaaactgtCTTTTCTTAACTGTTTAAATTACATTTCTTGCACGAGTGGAATATTTTGTCTTAATTTTTATATATCTGATCGTACTTCAGAAACTGACTCGAGATCAGTCGGCTGGTTCGTAACAGATTATTTCATGTgcttctgtgtattttttaacaGGAGAGGATCCAataatgtaaaaagaaacagatctaaacaaacaggaggagagcaaaCTCCCTTCTTGTTTGTTAGAAATGCATTAATTTAAAAGAACAGAAGATAAAACTACAGAGTTATTATAAATTTATCTGAACAGTGTTCACCTTTCAGTCTCTCTAGCTTTCTGCTGCTCTGATTGAGCAGTTCTATGGCCTCCTGCTGCAGTTCGTCTGCCCTCCTCTTCGCCTGCTGCACCGACTCCCCTTTAACCTCCACCTGGTCCTCCACCTCAGCGAA encodes the following:
- the eri1 gene encoding 3'-5' exoribonuclease 1; this translates as MDEHKENIHGQEDHVKTSSVNEHEKEKPSSRLCPAGESAPQVSPSQSKGDFSHPVYKEIALANGHINRMTKDELRIKLAELKLDTRGVKDVMKKRLKSHYKKQKLMQTAAEGGPTDTYYDYICVVDFEATCEEDNPSDFLHEIIEFPMVLINTHTLEIVDTFQEYVKPELNPQLSDFCVKLTGITQKMVDEADPFPVVLQRVVSWLQERELGTKYKYAILTDGSWDMSKFLNIQCRVSRIKYPPFAKKWINIRKSYGNFYKVPRTQTKLSTMLEKLGLTYEGRPHSGLDDSRNIARIAVRMLQDGCQLRVNERMHGGQLLSVPSSAPVEGAPPPHNPRSRD